ATCCCGGGGCATATTTTTCTGCTAAAAGCCTGTCTTTGTACAAGACCACCACCGCCCGGGTTTTATTCTCCCCAAAAAAGGCATTTTCGAGAGCCAGTTCCAGCTGCTGGTAATTAACTTCAGGAAACACAGTATCTACAGGCTCTGCGTTGCCATAAGGATAAGCGAGGCTGGAAAAGGGCTGTTGTCGCCGGGGTTTTGCTTCCGGCAGGTCATCGCGGCCCGCATCTTCGGGCAGCAGCACGCATCCAAGGCCGGGGTTGTACATGGCAGTGCGCTTTTTCAGCCCAAAAACCCTTGATGAAGCTGACCTGGCTTCAGGATTGATCTCGTATTCGGCTAAATTTACGGGGCTAAAATCATTGTCCTGAGAAACCACGCTCTGCGCAGTTCTACCGGCCTCATAGACACAGGAACACATATTTTTAGCGGCAAATCCCGTAATAAGGTTAAGCCGCGGGTAATATATATACGCCACAACTCCAAAGCCGAGAAAAAACAGCACAAGAATAACCGGAAAGATCTTTTTCATAAGGTGTATTGGGATCTTAAATATAAAAGTAAAATCCCTTACCTCCCAAAAATGGCATTTCTGACCGCTGTTTTTTTCTGAATTTATGCGGAAGAGTATTTAGTTTCTGCTGAAATTTCCTACAGAATTTCTAATCGTAAAATGTCATTTTTGAGTCTGAAGCTTCAGAAACAGATGAAAATTAACTTCCGAAGAAAACATTTTTATACTCTACAAAATGTAGCTAAGCACCTGGGTAAAGATGATGATGGCGACCAGGGCAAAGGGGTAAACGGTGGCGTAGGCTACCTGCGGACCTTCGCTGCTCGTCATGGAATCTACCGCGCTTAGGCCGGGAGTGCTAGTCATACCCCCGGTTAAAGCCCCCAGGACAGACAAAAAGTTCATTTTAAGAATGATCCTGGCCACCAGCACGACGATGATCATGGGGATCAAGGTAATTGCCGCGCCAATGGCAAAGAGGCTTAAGCCGTATTCCTGGATGGTGGGCCCCAGCTGGCTACCCGCAGAAAGCCCTACGGGAATGAGGAAAAGCAGGAGGCCAAACTGCCGTAAAATATGATTTCCGGTACCCGGAAGGTTCCATAAAATGGGCCCTGTTTTTCCAATCCGGCTCAATATGAGGGCTGCAAGTAAAACGCCGCCCGTAAGCCCCAGTGAGAAGGAACTGCCTACGGGAAGCGGCACTTCAATGGCCCCAATCATTAAGCCGATGAGAATGCCCAGGGCAACCGGCAGGAAACTGGTGGTTTCAACTTCTTTCATGCTATCGCCAAAAAGAAGGCTAAGGCCGTTCACGTTGCCGCGGGTAGAAGAAATGAACAAACGGTCGCCAAACCTCAGCTTGACCGAGGGCCTCGCCGGCAGGTCAATGCCTGCCCTTCTAATGCGTGTTACCGTGGCTTTGTAGTTCTCCCTCAGGTTGAGTTCCCCCAGGGTTTTATTGACCACATTCCGCTTGGAAATGACATACCACCTCACTTCGAACATACCACTTTCGGGGATTTCGATATCTGTGGGATTCCCCAAAAGCAATTCCACTTTTTTGAGGGCTTCGCTGGTGCCTACAGCCCTTACCACGTCACCCTTCCGAAGAACAAGATCGGCCGCAGGTGGAATGGAGGTCTCATTGGCCCTCATGACCCGTGAAATATTCGCCTTGGTCATCATCCTGATATCCAGCTCCCTAATGGTCTTGCCGTTAGCATTTTCGTTGGTCACCATAAAATTCTTATGGCCCACCTCGGGGATTTTGGTTTGGGTTTCTTCAATGTATTTCTGCTCTTCCCGGGCCATATTGGTGGCAAATATCTTAGGAGCAAGCCTTACAAAAAGGATCACTCCAATAACTCCAAACGGATAAGCAATCCCGTAACCGATAGACGCCAGAGACGAGCCGGTAGCTTCAATGGCAGCTGCCAGACCGGG
This Salinimicrobium tongyeongense DNA region includes the following protein-coding sequences:
- a CDS encoding aspartate:alanine exchanger family transporter encodes the protein MSSLLDFLSTDYVALFIIIGIGIILGKASYKGLSLDTSAVIFVAMFYGYAMFSQGVEFAFPGIIQQIGLLLFIFTIGMQAGPTFFEVYKSQGRKLISMAFLTVLAGALTTLVLALVLDIDYRISVGLFSGALTSTPGLAAAIEATGSSLASIGYGIAYPFGVIGVILFVRLAPKIFATNMAREEQKYIEETQTKIPEVGHKNFMVTNENANGKTIRELDIRMMTKANISRVMRANETSIPPAADLVLRKGDVVRAVGTSEALKKVELLLGNPTDIEIPESGMFEVRWYVISKRNVVNKTLGELNLRENYKATVTRIRRAGIDLPARPSVKLRFGDRLFISSTRGNVNGLSLLFGDSMKEVETTSFLPVALGILIGLMIGAIEVPLPVGSSFSLGLTGGVLLAALILSRIGKTGPILWNLPGTGNHILRQFGLLLFLIPVGLSAGSQLGPTIQEYGLSLFAIGAAITLIPMIIVVLVARIILKMNFLSVLGALTGGMTSTPGLSAVDSMTSSEGPQVAYATVYPFALVAIIIFTQVLSYIL